One genomic region from Vicinamibacteria bacterium encodes:
- the coxB gene encoding cytochrome c oxidase subunit II, giving the protein MAEEEKVRPYVSHGTAMALSIWGIVLVSVVFFFVYGLPDLASDRSSQDTLYYVILAISGVAYIIVQLILGTFIFRFRHRDDAAGSYWHDSHRLEVGWTLGTAAVLVPIVVSGLVIWGDVKASTDVPPDAIVIEAVGAQFQWDFRYPGPDGAIGGFQPELYSLENPLGIDETDPASADDFVRTNQLVLPVDRVAHLRLRSKDVQHAFFLPNFRVKQDLVPGMETSVTFTPIKTGEYEIACAELCGLGHYRMRAFLTVMSASDYDAWLAEQAAQN; this is encoded by the coding sequence ATGGCAGAAGAAGAAAAAGTCAGACCCTACGTTAGCCACGGAACGGCGATGGCTCTGAGCATCTGGGGCATCGTTCTCGTTTCGGTCGTCTTCTTCTTTGTTTACGGGTTGCCCGACCTCGCCTCCGACCGCTCGTCGCAGGACACCTTGTACTACGTGATCCTGGCGATCAGTGGTGTCGCCTACATCATCGTGCAACTCATTCTCGGGACTTTCATCTTCCGTTTTCGTCATCGCGACGACGCGGCCGGAAGTTATTGGCACGACAGCCACAGGTTGGAAGTGGGCTGGACCCTTGGCACCGCCGCCGTCCTCGTCCCCATCGTCGTATCCGGGCTAGTGATCTGGGGTGACGTCAAGGCGTCGACGGACGTTCCTCCCGACGCGATAGTCATCGAGGCGGTCGGGGCGCAGTTCCAGTGGGACTTTCGCTATCCCGGTCCCGACGGGGCAATCGGGGGGTTTCAACCGGAGTTGTACTCGCTCGAGAATCCGCTGGGGATCGACGAGACCGATCCGGCCTCGGCCGATGACTTCGTCCGCACGAACCAGCTCGTGCTGCCCGTCGATCGGGTAGCGCATCTGAGGCTTCGTTCCAAGGACGTCCAGCATGCCTTCTTTCTTCCCAATTTTCGAGTGAAGCAGGACTTGGTGCCGGGCATGGAGACCTCGGTCACCTTCACCCCGATCAAGACGGGGGAGTACGAGATCGCATGTGCCGAGCTGTGCGGTCTCGGTCATTACCGGATGCGGGCGTTCCTCACGGTCATGAGCGCGTCCGATTACGACGCCTGGCTCGCGGAGCAGGCCGCCCAGAATTGA